A stretch of Candidatus Binatia bacterium DNA encodes these proteins:
- the trmFO gene encoding methylenetetrahydrofolate--tRNA-(uracil(54)-C(5))-methyltransferase (FADH(2)-oxidizing) TrmFO: MTERVQIVGGGLAGCEAAWQLARRGIEVDLFEMRPVRGTEAHTSDRLAELVCSNSFRSAEQTTAVGLLKEEMRRLGSLVMDVAERNRVPAGGSLAVDRDGFAADMSAAIESLPGVRICREEVVDVPSGLTIIASGPLTSSALAEKLRVAFGQDYLYFYDAIAPIVAADSIDMEKSFRASRYGKGSDDYINCPLDKEQYETLVADVLAAEKVETRDFERCVHFEGCLPIEEMARRGVQTLAFGPLKPVGLTDPRTGRRSHAVVQLRQDDHRASLFNMVGFQTKMTYGEQRRIFRKIPGLEQAEFVRLGSLHRNTFIDSPRLLLPTLQARSRPDLLLAGQLVGVEGYLESASAGYLAGLNAARLAVGAAPMVPPATTTLGSLVRYVSEEGRKEFQPMNANYGLFPELGGRRMKGRDKKLAMAARALEDLAAFEREANSDVQRAA; this comes from the coding sequence ATGACGGAACGCGTCCAGATCGTTGGAGGGGGCCTCGCTGGTTGTGAAGCCGCGTGGCAGCTCGCCCGCCGTGGCATCGAGGTCGATCTCTTCGAGATGCGGCCGGTGCGGGGCACCGAGGCGCACACGAGCGATCGGCTCGCGGAGCTCGTCTGTTCGAACAGCTTTCGGAGCGCCGAGCAGACGACTGCAGTCGGGCTTCTGAAGGAGGAGATGCGTCGACTCGGCTCTCTGGTCATGGACGTGGCCGAGCGTAACCGGGTACCAGCCGGGGGATCGCTCGCCGTCGACCGCGACGGCTTTGCCGCGGACATGAGCGCCGCGATCGAGTCGTTGCCCGGCGTCCGGATCTGTCGGGAAGAGGTGGTCGATGTCCCGAGCGGTCTGACCATCATCGCGTCGGGTCCGCTGACCTCGAGCGCGCTCGCGGAAAAGCTGCGCGTCGCCTTCGGTCAGGACTACCTCTACTTCTACGATGCTATCGCGCCCATCGTTGCGGCGGACTCGATCGACATGGAGAAGTCGTTCCGTGCCTCGCGCTACGGCAAAGGGTCGGATGACTACATCAACTGCCCCCTGGACAAAGAGCAGTACGAGACCCTGGTGGCCGACGTCCTCGCGGCCGAGAAGGTGGAAACCCGCGACTTCGAGCGTTGCGTTCACTTCGAAGGTTGTCTCCCCATCGAGGAGATGGCTCGCCGCGGCGTGCAGACGCTGGCCTTCGGACCCTTGAAGCCAGTCGGTCTCACCGATCCGCGGACGGGTCGCCGTTCTCACGCGGTCGTGCAGCTCCGACAAGACGACCACCGCGCGAGCCTATTCAACATGGTGGGCTTTCAGACGAAGATGACCTACGGAGAGCAGCGACGGATCTTCCGGAAGATCCCTGGACTCGAGCAGGCGGAGTTCGTCAGGCTGGGAAGCCTGCACCGAAACACGTTCATCGACTCGCCGCGGCTGTTGCTCCCGACGTTGCAGGCGCGGTCGCGCCCGGACTTGCTGCTGGCGGGGCAGCTCGTCGGAGTCGAAGGCTATCTCGAGTCGGCGAGCGCCGGTTACCTTGCGGGGCTGAACGCCGCGCGACTCGCCGTCGGTGCGGCGCCGATGGTGCCGCCCGCCACGACGACGCTCGGTTCGCTCGTTCGGTACGTCAGCGAGGAAGGCCGCAAAGAGTTCCAGCCCATGAACGCGAACTACGGTCTCTTCCCGGAGCTCGGCGGGCGCCGCATGAAGGGGCGCGACAAGAAGCTGGCGATGGCCGCCCGAGCCCTCGAGGATCTCGCGGCTTTCGAGCGCGAAGCGAACAGCGACGTTCAGCGAGCGGCCTGA